The Rissa tridactyla isolate bRisTri1 chromosome 24, bRisTri1.patW.cur.20221130, whole genome shotgun sequence genome has a window encoding:
- the LOC128901221 gene encoding exendin-3-like: protein MQLVRWLYLSGLVFAVLIPAGWQMGPKDLEDTSRRQSDESQSARNFASNTKRHSEGTFTSDFTRYLDKMKAKDFVHWLINTKRFSSTKRSLQEEPRSIPFPPALPPPA from the exons ATGCAGCTCGTCCGCTGGCTGTACCTCTCCGGGCTGGTGTTTGCCGTGCTGATCCCGGCAGGGTGGCAGATGGGCCCCAAGGACTTGGAGGACACGTCCAG GCGGCAGTCAGACGAGTCGCAAAGCGCCCGAAACTTCGCCTCCAACACCAAGCGACACTCGGAAGGCACCTTCACCAGCGACTTCACCCGCTACCTGGACAAGATGAAGGCCAAGGACTTTGTCCACTGGCTCATCAACACCAAGCGGTTCAG CTCCACCAAGAGGTCCCTGCAGGAGgagccccgcagcatccccttCCCGCCCGCGCTCCCACCGCCGGCGTAA
- the LOC128901291 gene encoding electroneutral sodium bicarbonate exchanger 1-like, translating to MPAGSNEPDGILSYQRHDEEAVIDQGRTSNVVNIHYEKEELEGHRTLYVGVRMPLVRQSHRHHRPHSQKHRKREREKDSAPTEQGFHYTPSQRVQFILGTEEDEQHVPHDLFTELDEICLKEGEDAEWKETARWLKFEEDVEDGGERWSKPYVATLSLHSLFELRSCIINGTVLLDICANSIEEIADMILGQQEQSTEFDERMRAKVREVLLKKHHHQNEKKRNNLLPIVRSFADVSKKQLDLHPLDKSAQTLTPHPSPTTIEAKNGVNQDTNAMDLSKAELHFMKKIPIGAEASNVLVGELDFLRQPIVAFVRLTPAVLLSGMTEVPIPTRFLFVFLGPGGKAHQYHEIGRSMATIMTDEVFHDVAYKAKDRADLVAGIDEFLDQVTVLPPGEWDPSIRIEPPKNVPSQEKRKMPGALYDSASHSKPEKHSGPELERTGRLFGGLILDVKRKAPWFWSDFRDGLSLKCLASFLFLYCACMSPVITFGGLLGEATDGHISAMESLLGASMTGVVYSLFAGQPLTILGSTGPVLVFEKILYKFCKDYTLSYLSLRACIGLWTTFLCIVLVATDASCLVCYITRFTEEAFASLICMIFIYEALEKLSHLREIYPVHMHSKLDLLTIYYCKCEAPTHPSNETLRFWESNKINVSGITWENLTVTECRYLHGEFQGPACGHNGPYTPNVLFWCCILFFSTFVLSSLLKKFKTSRYFPTRVRSTVSDFAVFLTIVVMVLIDFMIGIPSPKLHVPHMFKPTRDDRGWFINPIGPNPWWTVLAALIPALLCTILIFMDQQITAVIVNRNEHKLKKGCGYHLDLFMVAVMLGVCSVMGLPWFVAATVLSITHVNSLKVESGCSAPGEQPKFLGIREQRVTGLMIFVLMGCSVFLTSVLKFIPMPVLYGVFLYMGVSSLKGIQFFDRLKLFWMPAKHQPDFIYLRHVPLRKVHFFTMIQLICLVLLWAIKVSRAAIVFPMMVLALVFVRKVMDFCFSKRELSFLDDLMPESKKKKLDDAKNEAKEEEESQKMMEAAAANSIRLQLGKTSNLDIPKQSSDRTDPSEINISDEMSKTTVWKALTMNTETL from the exons AGACACGACGAGGAGGCGGTGATTGACCAGGGAAGAACAAGCAACGTCGTCAACATTCACTATgagaaggaggagctggaag GCCACCGGACCCTGTACGTGGGCGTGCGGATGCCTCTGGTGAGGCAAAGCCACCGGCATCACCGACCCCACAGCCAGAAGCATCGGAAACGGGAACGGGAGAAGGACTCCGCCCCGACGGAGCAGGGCTTCCACT ACACCCCGTCCCAGCGGGTGCAGTTCATCCTCGGGACCGAGGAGGACGAGCAGCACGTTCCCCACGACTTGTTCACCGAGCTGGATGAGATCTGCCTGAAAGAGGGCGAAGATGCCGAGTGGAAGGAAACGGCAAG GTGGCTGAAGTTTGAGGAGGATGTGGAAGACGGCGGCGAGCGCTGGAGCAAGCCCTACGTGGCCACGCTGTCCTTGCACAGCCTCTTCGAGCTGAGGAGCTGCATCATCAACGGGACGGTGCTGCTGGACATTTGTGCCAACAGCATCGAAGAGATTGCAG ATATGATCCTGGGCCAGCAAGAACAGTCCACGGAGTTTGACGAGCGCATGCGGGCCAAAGTTCGAGAAGTGCTTTTGAAGAAGCATCACCATCAGAacgagaagaaaagaaacaaccttCTCCCCATTGTCCGCTCGTTTGCTGATGTGAGCAAGAAGCAGTTGGACCTGCACCCCCTCGACAAGTCAG CCCAAACACTCACTCCTCATCCTTCTCCCACCACTATAGAAGCTAAAAATGGGGTTAACCAGGACACCAATGCGATGGATCTCAGCAAG GCGGAGCTGCACTTCATGAAGAAAATTCCCATCGGGGCTGAAGCGTCCAACGTGCTTGTAGGAGAGCTGGATTTCCTTCGCCAGCCCATCGTGGCATTTGTCCGCCTGACCCCGGCTGTCCTCCTCTCGGGCATGACGGAAGTTCCCATCCCAACAAG gttcctgtttgttttccttggaCCAGGAGGAAAAGCCCATCAATACCATGAGATCGGCAGGTCCATGGCTACCATCATGACAGATGAG GTTTTCCATGATGTTGCCTATAAAGCCAAGGACCGGGCTGACCTCGTGGCCGGCATTGATGAGTTTCTGGATCAGGTCACAGTCTTGCCACCAGGAGAGTGGGATCCATCGATCCGAATTGAGCCTCCGAAAAATGTCCCTTCGCAG gagaaaaggaagatgcCAGGAGCTCTCTATGACAGTGCGTCTCACAGCAAGCCGGAGAAACACAGTGGTCCTGAACTGGAGCGGACAGGAAG gcTCTTTGGAGGTTTGATCCTGGATGTGAAGCGAAAGGCCCCGTGGTTCTGGAGTGACTTTCGGGATGGTCTGAGCCTGAAGTGTCTGGcgtccttcctcttcctctactGTGCCTGCATGTCCCCTGTCATCACCTTCGGGGGACTGCTGGGGGAGGCGACCGACGGCCACATA AGTGCCATGGAGTCGCTGCTGGGCGCCTCCATGACCGGCGTGGTCTATTCCCTCTTTGCTGGCCAACCTCTCACCATCCTGGGCAGCACCGGACCCGTCCTGGTGTTCGAGAAGATCCTCTACAAATTCTGCAA AGACTACACGCTCTCCTATCTCTCTCTGCGGGCGTGCATCGGGCTGTGGACCACCTTCTTGTGCATCGTGCTGGTGGCCACTGACGCCAGTTGTTTGGTTTGCTACATCACCCGCTTCACCGAAGAAGCCTTCGCCTCCCTCATCTGCATGATCTTCATCTATGAGGCTCTAGAGAAGCTGAGTCATCTGCGAGAGATCTACCCTGTGCACATGCACAGCAAGCTCGACCTTCTCACCATCTActa CTGTAAGTGTGAGGCGCCCACCCATCCCAGCAACGAAACCCTGCGTTTCTGGGAGAGCAACAAGATCAACGTGTCTGGCATCACCTGGGAAAACCTCACGGTGACT GAATGTCGGTATTTGCATGGAGAGTTTCAAGGACCTGCCTGTGGACACAATGGTCCCTACACGCCTAACGTCCTCTTCTGGTGCTGCATCCTCTTCTTCTCCACCTTTGTCCTGTCGAGCTTATTGAAGAAGTTTAAAACCAGCCGTTACTTCCCAACCAGA GTACGGTCCACAGTAAGTGACTTTGCTGTTTTCCTCACCATCGTCGTCATGGTGCTCATTGACTTCATGATTGGGATCCCATCACCAAAGCTCCACGTCCCCCATATGTTCAAG CCTACCAGAGACGACCGCGGGTGGTTCATCAACCCCATAGGACCCAACCCTTGGTGGACAGTGTTGGCTGCGCTCATCCCAGCTCTGCTTTGCACCATCTTGATATTCATGGACCAGCAGATCACTGCCGTTATTGTGAACAGGAACGAGCACAAGCTGAAG AAGGGATGCGGGTACCACCTGGACCTTTTCATGGTGGCCGTGATGCTCGGGGTGTGCTCCGTGATGGGGCTGCCCTGGTTTGTGGCTGCGACTGTCCTGTCCATCACTCACGTGAACAGCCTCAAAGTAGAATCTGGCTGCTCAGCTCCAGGAGAACAACCCAAGTTCCTGGGGATACGAGAGCAGAGAGTCACCGGCTTGATGATCTTTGTGCTCATGGGCTGCTCCGTCTTCCTCACTTCGGTGTTAAAG tttataCCAATGCCTGTGCTTTATGGCGTCTTTCTCTACATGGGTGTGTCGTCACTCAAAGGAATTCAG ttcttCGATCGCTTGAAGCTGTTTTGGATGCCGGCGAAACACCAGCCGGATTTCATCTACCTGCGGCACGTTCCCTTGCGGAAGGTGCATTTCTTCACCATGATCCAGCTGATCTGCCTCGTCCTGCTCTGGGCCATCAAGGTGTCCCGTGCTGCCATCGTCTTTCCCATGATG GTTTTGGCTCTTGTTTTTGTCCGCAAAGTGATGGATTTCTGCTTCTCGAAGAGAGAGCTCAGCTTTCTGGATGACCTTATGCCAGAAAGCAAGAAGAAGAAGTTGGATGATGCCAAAAACGAAGCCAAAGAAGAGGAG GAATCCCAGAAGATGAtggaagctgctgctgcaaattCAATTCGGCTGCAACTGGGGAAGACCAGCAACTTGGATATCCCAAAGCAAAGCAGTGACAG GACTGATCCTTCTGAGATCAATATCTCGGACGAAATGTCGAAAACAACGGTATGGAAGGCTCTCACTATGAACACGGAAACGCTCTGA